In Candidatus Acidiferrales bacterium, one genomic interval encodes:
- a CDS encoding leucyl aminopeptidase, which produces MDITLFAGSIETWKGDALAACIPESKDQLPPLLQQIDSLSGGRLRDLQQAGELTGQSLDMVLLHHVPGLVANRLLLVGAGKPEKFGLPELRKVAAAALRHLKSKGVRTIAFLLPPDIPIADAAQAVTEGALLGDYEADKYKTDKNDQKKVAAFTVAGLDGDQQAEVEAAVRRGRVIAEAQNFTRDLVNEPSNALTPRILAQRALEMAQQFGLEAEILDEKRIAELGMGAFLAVARGSDEPPRFIILRYSPRELAASAPVFGLVGKGITFDSGGISIKPAEGMEKMKYDMAGGATMLGVMRAITQLNLPFRVMAFVPAAENLMSGRAQKPGDIQTSLSGKTIEVLNTDAEGRLVLADALTYAKRLGCTCLIDAATLTGAIVVALGNLNAGIFASDAVLLERFLASAQAAGEKMWSMPLDEEYAELMKSHIADLKNISGQRGGGAITAAMFLKAFAEETPWLHLDIAGTAWLDDPKPWSARGASGIGVRTLIHFLTHYPVGQAPPDGPTPASVPRGVKS; this is translated from the coding sequence ATGGACATCACCCTTTTCGCCGGTTCCATTGAAACCTGGAAGGGCGACGCGCTGGCCGCCTGCATCCCTGAATCCAAAGATCAGCTTCCACCACTGCTTCAGCAGATCGATTCTTTGAGCGGGGGACGTCTGAGGGATCTGCAGCAAGCCGGCGAACTGACCGGCCAATCGCTGGACATGGTTCTCCTCCACCATGTCCCCGGTTTGGTTGCCAACCGGCTTCTATTGGTTGGGGCAGGGAAGCCCGAAAAGTTCGGACTGCCGGAGTTGCGAAAAGTAGCCGCGGCCGCCCTCCGCCATTTGAAAAGCAAAGGCGTTCGCACCATCGCGTTTCTTCTCCCCCCTGACATTCCGATCGCTGATGCGGCACAGGCCGTGACGGAAGGTGCCCTGCTGGGTGACTACGAAGCTGACAAGTACAAAACAGACAAGAACGACCAAAAGAAAGTGGCCGCCTTCACCGTGGCTGGTCTTGACGGTGATCAGCAGGCTGAGGTTGAAGCCGCGGTGCGGCGCGGGCGTGTCATTGCCGAAGCGCAAAACTTTACCCGCGATCTTGTCAACGAACCCTCGAATGCGCTCACGCCTCGCATTCTCGCCCAGCGCGCCCTGGAGATGGCTCAGCAATTTGGTCTCGAGGCAGAGATCCTGGATGAAAAGCGCATCGCCGAACTGGGCATGGGGGCGTTCCTTGCGGTAGCCCGCGGCAGCGACGAGCCCCCGCGCTTCATTATCCTTCGCTATTCTCCCCGAGAGCTGGCGGCGAGTGCGCCTGTCTTCGGTCTCGTCGGCAAGGGAATCACCTTTGACAGTGGTGGTATCTCCATCAAACCCGCCGAGGGCATGGAAAAGATGAAGTACGACATGGCCGGCGGCGCCACCATGCTTGGCGTCATGCGCGCCATCACCCAGCTCAACCTCCCTTTCCGCGTTATGGCTTTCGTGCCCGCAGCGGAGAATCTTATGAGCGGTCGCGCCCAAAAACCGGGGGACATCCAAACCTCGCTCTCCGGCAAAACCATTGAGGTGTTGAACACCGATGCCGAAGGCCGGCTTGTCCTGGCCGATGCCCTGACCTACGCCAAGCGGCTCGGATGCACTTGCCTGATTGATGCTGCGACGCTGACCGGTGCTATCGTGGTTGCTCTCGGCAACCTGAATGCCGGCATTTTTGCCTCGGACGCGGTTCTTCTCGAGCGCTTTCTTGCGAGCGCTCAGGCTGCCGGCGAGAAAATGTGGTCCATGCCGCTGGACGAGGAATACGCCGAGCTCATGAAGAGCCACATCGCCGATCTGAAAAACATCAGCGGCCAGCGCGGCGGCGGGGCCATCACCGCCGCCATGTTCCTCAAAGCTTTTGCTGAGGAAACCCCCTGGCTTCATCTGGACATCGCCGGGACAGCTTGGCTCGACGACCCAAAGCCTTGGAGCGCGCGTGGCGCCTCAGGCATTGGTGTTCGCACCCTGATTCATTTCTTGACTCACTATCCAGTCGGCCAAGCTCCGCCGGACGGACCCACTCCGGCGAGCGTCCCTCGCGGGGTGAAATCTTGA
- the smpB gene encoding SsrA-binding protein SmpB, with amino-acid sequence MAQGKSTDEKVVATNRLASHNYFLLDRFEAGLELLGTEVKSLRAGEANLRDSYVAIKDGQAWLLNCHIPPYAAGGYSNHAPLRARRLLLHGQEIRKLFGKTREKGLTLVPLKIYFKRGRAKCEIALAKGKKIYDKRETIRRRAAEREAAEAMRRHKRF; translated from the coding sequence ATGGCTCAAGGTAAGTCCACCGACGAAAAAGTGGTTGCCACAAACCGCCTTGCCAGCCACAACTATTTCCTACTGGACAGGTTTGAGGCGGGCTTGGAGTTGCTGGGCACAGAAGTTAAATCACTCCGCGCCGGGGAGGCCAATCTGCGCGACAGCTATGTGGCGATTAAGGACGGTCAGGCCTGGCTGCTCAACTGTCATATTCCTCCCTACGCGGCTGGTGGTTATTCGAACCACGCACCCCTGCGCGCGCGCCGGCTGCTGCTGCATGGCCAGGAGATTCGTAAACTCTTTGGGAAAACCAGAGAAAAGGGCCTCACGCTGGTTCCCCTGAAGATCTATTTCAAGCGCGGTCGGGCCAAGTGCGAAATTGCTCTGGCCAAAGGCAAAAAGATTTATGACAAACGTGAGACCATTCGCCGCCGCGCCGCCGAACGCGAAGCGGCGGAAGCGATGCGCCGGCACAAACGTTTTTAG